The region TAAATGGATATATAGAAGAAATCATAGGTAGTGAAAAAGTAGTTAAATTGTTTGGATATGAAAAAAGGTCAGAAAATAAATTTTCAGAAATAAACTCAAGACTTTATAAATGTGGACAACTTGCACAGTTATATTCTTCACTTACTAACCCTTCAACTAGATATGTAAATAATGTTACGTTTATATTAGTAGGTGTCGTAGGTGGATTACTTTCGGTTATGAGTGGTTTAAGTATTGGAACAATTTCGAGCTTTTTGACTTATTCAACTCAGTTTTCTCAGCCAATAAACAATGTAACAGGCGTAGCTACGCAGCTTCAAGCTGCATTCGCATCAGCTAGAAGAGTATTTCAAATTTTAGATGAAGTACCAGAAAAAGCAGATGATGAAAATGCTGAAACTATTGAAAATTGTCATGGAGACGTTGAATTCAAAAATGTATCTTTTTCTTACGATAAAAAGCATCCACTTGTTGAAGACTTCAGTGTTGATATTAAAAGAGGAAGCACTATAGCAATAGTAGGACCAACGGGTGCAGGCAAAACTACCATGGTTAATCTTTTAATGAGGTTCTATGACTTAGATGGAGGAAAGATAACTATAGATGGTAAAGATACAAATCATATGACTAGAAATAATGTTAGAAGTTTATTTGGAATGGTACTTCAGGATACATGGCTTTTTGAGGGAACTATAAGGGAAAACATAGCTTATGGAAAACCAGATGCATCACTCACTGAGATTGAAGATGCAGCAAAGAAAGCTTATCTTCACAGTTTTATAAAAAGGCTTTCAGATGGTTATGATACAAAGATAACAGAATCAGGAGGAAATCTTTCAGAAGGTCAAAAACAGCTTTTAACTATAGCTAGAGTAATGCTTATAAACCCACCAATGCTTATACTAGATGAAGCAACCAGCAGTGTTGATACAAGAACGGAAATAAAAATACAAAGCGCATTCCTTAAAATGATGGAAGGTCGCACAAGTTTTGTCATTGCCCACAGACTTTCAACTGTACGTGATGCTGATTTAATTTTGGTTATGCAGAATGGTCACATAGTTGAAAGAGGAAATCATGATGAGCTTCTGCAAGATAATGGCTTGTACAGAGAAATTTATGAGAGCCAATTCAAGAA is a window of Clostridium pasteurianum DNA encoding:
- a CDS encoding ABC transporter ATP-binding protein, translated to MKKSTLSRLAGYVGKYKVYMFLSLLFALVSNVLIAFMPLIVGKGINNIVSKGKVDFNNLLKIILILAVIYLISSFFTWLFTVVANILAYNTVRDLRNEALSKISTLPLKYFDRNPHGDIMSRLTNDMDAISDGLFQGITQFYPAVVTIISSIVLMLCLSIKLTIVILLMTPFCFFIASFITTHSNKMFKEQQNTVGELNGYIEEIIGSEKVVKLFGYEKRSENKFSEINSRLYKCGQLAQLYSSLTNPSTRYVNNVTFILVGVVGGLLSVMSGLSIGTISSFLTYSTQFSQPINNVTGVATQLQAAFASARRVFQILDEVPEKADDENAETIENCHGDVEFKNVSFSYDKKHPLVEDFSVDIKRGSTIAIVGPTGAGKTTMVNLLMRFYDLDGGKITIDGKDTNHMTRNNVRSLFGMVLQDTWLFEGTIRENIAYGKPDASLTEIEDAAKKAYLHSFIKRLSDGYDTKITESGGNLSEGQKQLLTIARVMLINPPMLILDEATSSVDTRTEIKIQSAFLKMMEGRTSFVIAHRLSTVRDADLILVMQNGHIVERGNHDELLQDNGLYREIYESQFKNAAN